Proteins from a single region of Weeksella virosa DSM 16922:
- a CDS encoding c-type cytochrome, translated as MMKNFNTSLGVKCNFCHASNAEGELDFASDAVKNKEIARGMLNMTFELNKKYFGVSLDKDAPKVTCFTCHQGKKHP; from the coding sequence ATGATGAAAAATTTCAATACATCTTTAGGAGTTAAATGTAATTTTTGTCATGCATCTAATGCAGAGGGAGAATTAGATTTTGCATCAGACGCAGTGAAAAATAAAGAAATTGCCAGAGGAATGCTAAATATGACTTTCGAATTGAATAAAAAATATTTTGGAGTTTCTTTAGACAAAGATGCACCAAAAGTTACTTGTTTTACTTGTCATCAAGGAAAAAAACATCCATAA
- a CDS encoding RNA polymerase sigma factor, protein MNLVEVIAEAKKGKNVAQNTLMDTFWLPVYRYVEGKIRNGEEAEDITIETFTKVFNKLKLYNPDFDFLTWLISIAHNTMIDYIRRSPKLNISLDDEAFSQHQYIVEENPTPEEYLILQQKNDELLAEIEKLPIHYQKVIQLRYLEDKTYKEIAEELQLTLANVKVRILRARQLLWEQLR, encoded by the coding sequence ATGAATTTGGTAGAGGTAATCGCTGAGGCGAAGAAAGGCAAAAATGTTGCTCAAAATACCCTAATGGATACTTTTTGGCTTCCTGTATATCGTTATGTGGAAGGAAAAATAAGAAATGGTGAAGAGGCAGAAGACATCACAATCGAGACATTTACCAAGGTTTTTAATAAATTAAAACTCTATAATCCGGATTTTGATTTTTTGACTTGGTTGATTTCTATCGCACACAATACGATGATTGATTATATTCGTCGCTCTCCAAAATTGAATATTTCACTCGATGATGAAGCCTTTTCGCAGCATCAATACATTGTAGAAGAAAACCCAACACCAGAAGAATATCTAATTCTTCAGCAGAAAAATGATGAATTGTTGGCAGAAATAGAAAAATTACCAATTCATTATCAGAAAGTTATTCAGCTAAGGTATTTAGAAGATAAAACTTATAAAGAAATTGCAGAAGAATTGCAGCTGACCTTAGCCAATGTAAAAGTTAGAATTTTACGAGCAAGACAATTGTTGTGGGAGCAATTGCGATAA
- a CDS encoding C40 family peptidase: MKLYLLRFFGLCLFSSILFSCSTNRIANVRKSPTKIRTVYDSKKANDQYRTETLINAESIVLYEVPDQDLDRSTVEIQSLVIAASQYLGTPYKYGGLDITGMDCSGLVLRSFEAIEQKMPRISREQANKGKEIKLTEIKIGDLLFFNTSGNSITHVGIVESVKDGIVYFIHASTTRGVMVSSLAENYWSRRFVKATRML; this comes from the coding sequence ATGAAGTTGTATTTATTGCGTTTTTTTGGGTTATGTTTATTCAGTAGCATTTTGTTTTCGTGTAGTACAAATCGAATAGCCAATGTACGAAAGTCTCCCACTAAAATAAGAACGGTCTATGATTCTAAAAAAGCAAACGATCAGTATAGAACAGAGACGCTGATTAATGCCGAATCAATTGTTTTGTACGAAGTTCCGGACCAGGATCTCGATCGTTCAACTGTAGAAATACAATCGTTGGTAATCGCAGCAAGCCAATATCTTGGTACGCCTTATAAATATGGAGGTTTAGACATAACGGGTATGGATTGTTCGGGCTTGGTATTGCGATCCTTCGAAGCGATTGAACAGAAAATGCCTCGTATTTCTCGGGAACAAGCTAATAAAGGAAAAGAAATAAAGTTAACCGAAATCAAGATTGGCGATTTATTATTTTTCAATACATCGGGCAATTCTATTACCCATGTTGGGATAGTAGAAAGTGTAAAAGATGGAATAGTATATTTTATTCATGCCTCTACAACCAGAGGGGTAATGGTGTCTTCTTTAGCCGAAAATTATTGGAGTCGTAGATTTGTAAAAGCAACACGTATGTTGTAA